In Tenebrio molitor chromosome 8, icTenMoli1.1, whole genome shotgun sequence, a genomic segment contains:
- the rols gene encoding protein TANC2 isoform X6, giving the protein MPFDKGKKRRLIDNCGHERCYSCMFTNESCPVCSSDGPVIQHDTPQKQLGCMGLRGSEITLYGETPVDKAVQPRIKVKTNGHFTTLMQGRQELSASGVELGHPEKLPKTRPTNPRTRVDQGVMTQSCPTPPQTRRKFFLSPKALRSPFSQRNSRQPPVDSASSAAMTSSATSTEGRHWPSVVLGKIRSLWSAGTTGPGAGLNQLVSDDEGGTVKPISNKKSSDNDMYMRLGLLLGDGARRTKRIQGRSSHESCSSLASYDAAAILSTNTSPVSTLTGSSEDQHRINPSSDSVGSLMSMSMSGQSNCSSSPVSRRHSVTTTQPGQVEDLNMFRNRRTCVRRSARAGTIKGPVDPKIRFAQYRTPQLTLKPLFFEVPLQEPDPLFLGRHWLIKEIEDIVGSSSPGVLLTGNPGTGKTALILQLVEHSCFGRRKEPVYQSVHSPDRSRSPQSIYYQIDFISERLKPLANSVVAYHFCQADNNNTCLVPDFIHSIAAQLCQAPQLSGYRDYLLSEPHLQAALSLKECITNPDTALTRGILEPLASLRRVGKLENLNCVILVDALCEAEYHRPDHGDTITSFLAKHTPNFPSWLKVVATVRTQLQEVTKQLPYTRITVDNTNSNENITKDVLGYVNFRLQNSPSIQSNITSSTSGKLESGSVSQHKFSQHLLNLSQGSFLFVKLTLDLIERGHLVAKSSGYKVLPVTLAQIYLLHFNLRFPTVRSFEKVTHILSVCLSALYPLTLLEIYYSVNSLLVDKFLPWAEFFQRFKLLSGFLVKRLDNTYMFFHPSFREWLIRRDENENTKFLCDLRSGHSGIAFRLSRVQAPLDEEKTLELGHHILKAHVYRNMSLPVLTARDLQAFWVSDSSDNVSAAVCSLRNMYSPNVKVSRLLLLAGASPNHVTDYLGNAPVLCVYANEGIVPMVSLLLEFGADVELTNSQGSTALSLAAAKGHCDIVRHLIAAGASPGHVDTAGYCPLVHAARNGCLNVVGYLLACDWIIKNPEDVELAEAAQQALVASASQGHVEIVEYLLDMAEVNVDSTDSITGETALTIAASNGCHSVCTTLIGRGASLSVCNKKEMAPLLLAVKEGHWAVAERLIQNHAAIEQSDNVGRAPLMLAASEGHVGLIELLLNKGAEINKEDREGLSPLCWACLRGKLKAVQCLIERGANINHADKTGRTPLDLAAFQGNPGVVQLLLDSGALIEHVDINGMRPLDRAIGCRNIQVVQCFLKKGAKLGPATWAMASGKPDILLILLNKLLEDGNTLYRKGRLREAAHRYQYALKKFPNEDQAEHNKAFKQLHINFLLNYSRCKRKLNETEDAVDLANDVLAMNPDSYEAYYSRAKANLDLKVYENALTDMREALRLAPAQNVEVRKVLAHLRDEITNKMASPAGRMSNHRDLAMSVDTLHE; this is encoded by the exons ATGCCATTCGATAAGGGCAAGAAGAGAAGACTCATCGATAACTGCGGACATGAGAGATGCTACTCTTGCATGTTTACCAATGAGAGTTGTCCCGTGTGCAGCTCCGACGGTCCGGTCATCCAACACG ACACACCTCAGAAGCAATTGGGCTGCATGGGACTGAGAGGATCGGAGATCACTCTCTATGGGGAGACACCCGTCGACAAGGCGGTCCAGCCCAGGATCAAAGTCAAGACCAATGGACACTTCACCACTTTGATGCAG GGTCGGCAGGAGCTGTCCGCTTCCGGCGTGGAGCTGGGCCACCCGGAGAAGCTCCCCAAGACGCGTCCGACGAACCCTCGCACGCGCGTCGACCAGGGTGTGATGACGCAGAGCTGCCCGACGCCGCCCCAGACGCGTCGCAAATTCTTCCTCAGCCCCAAGGCCCTGCGGAGTCCTTTCTCGCAGAGGAATTCCAGACAGCCCCCGGTGGATTCCGCCTCGTCCG CCGCCATGACGTCGTCCGCCACGTCGACGGAGGGTCGCCATTGGCCGAGCGTCGTCTTGGGCAAAATCCGGTCCCTGTGGTCGGCGGGGACTACCGGTCCGGGCGCCGGACTCAACCAGCTAGTGTCAG ACGACGAAGGTGGAACTGTTAAGCCGATTTCAAATAAGAAGTCTTCCGATAATGACATGTACATGCGACTCGGCCTGCTCTTGGGGGACGGCGCCAGAAGAACCAAGAGAATCCAAGGCAGGAGCAGTCACGAGTCGTGCTCGTCCCTGGCCAGTTACGACGCCGCCGCCATCCTCTCCACCAACACCAGTCCCGTTTCCACCCTGACCGGGAGCTCGGAGGACCAGCACAGGATCAACCCCAGCTCCGACAGCGTCGGCTCCCTAATGTCCATGTCCATGTCGGGCCAGAGCAACTGCAGCTCAAGCCCCGTCAGCAGAAGACACAGCGTCACAA CGACCCAACCGGGCCAAGTCGAGGACCTCAACATGTTCCGGAACCGGAGAACCTGCGTGAGGCGATCGGCACGCGCCGGAACCATCAAAGGACCAGTCGACCCCAAGATCCGCTTCGCCCAGTACCGCACCCCCCAACTCACCCTGAAGCCGCTCTTCTTCGAAGTGCCGCTGCAAGAACCCGACCCCTTGTTCCTCGGGAGGCACTGGTTGATCAAGGAGATCGAAGACATAGTCG GTTCTTCGAGTCCCGGTGTCCTCCTCACTGGTAATCCTGGTACCGGCAAGACCGCCTTGATTCTTCAGCTCGTGGAGCACAGTTGTTTTGGGCGCCGCAAAGAACCAGTCTACCAGTCGGTGCACTCTCCTGACCGTTCCAGGAGCCCCCAAAGCATCTACTACCAAATAGACTTTATCTCCGAGAGACTCAAGCCTTTGGCGAACAGCGTCGTCGCCTACCACTTCTGTCAAGCGGACAACAACAACACGTGTCTTGTACCTGACTTCATCCACTCTATCGCGGCTCAGCTGTGTCAAGCTCCGCAGCTCTCCGGCTACAGAGACTACCTCCTGAGCGAACCGCATCTCCAAGCAGCTCTCTCGTTGAAAGAGTGCATCACCAATCCCGACACAGCTTTGACCAGAGGAATTCTGGAGCCCCTGGCGAGCTTGAGACGAGTCGGGAAGCTGGAAAATCTCAACTGCGTCATCCTGGTCGATGCTTTGTGCGAAGCCGAGTACCACAGGCCCGACCACGGGGACACCATAACGTCGTTCTTGGCCAAGCACACTCCCAACTTTCCCTCTTGGCTCAAGGTGGTGGCCACGGTGCGGACCCAGTTGCAAGAGGTGACCAAGCAACTCCCCTACACTAGAATCACCGTGGACAACACCAATTCCAACGAAAACATCACAAAAGACGTCTTGGGGTACGTCAACTTCCGCCTCCAGAACAGTCCCAGCATCCAGAGCAACATCACTTCTTCGACTTCCGGGAAGTTGGAGAGCGGCAGCGTCTCCCAACACAAGTTCTCCCAGCATCTGCTCAATTTGAGCCAAGGCTCGTTCCTCTTTGTGAAGCTGACGTTGGATTTGATCGAGCGTGGACATTTAGTGGCGAAATCTAGCGGTTACAAAGTGTTACCGGTGACTCTGGCCCAGATCTACCTTTTGCACTTCAACTTGCGTTTCCCCACGGTGCGCTCCTTCGAGAAGGTCACTCACATCCTGAGCGTGTGCTTGTCGGCTCTCTACCCCCTGACCCTCTTGGAGATCTACTACTCCGTCAATTCCCTCCTGGTGGACAAGTTTCTGCCGTGGGCCGAGTTCTTCCAGCGGTTCAAGCTCCTGTCGGGCTTCCTCGTCAAACGCTTGGACAACACCTACATGTTCTTCCATCCGTCCTTCAGGGAGTGGCTGATCCGGCGGGACGAGAACGAAAACACCAAGTTCTTGTGCGATTTGAGATCTGGACACTCCGGCATCGCGTTTCGCCTGTCGCGAGTCCAGGCGCCTCTGGACGAAGAAAAGACCCTCGAATTGGGACACCACATACTTAAGGCGCACGTCTATAGGAACATGTCGCTTCCGGTGCTCACCGCGCGGGACCTTCAAGCCTTCTGGGTGTCGGACAGCTCCGACAACGTCTCCGCCGCGGTTTGCAGCCTTCGCAACATGTACAGCCCCAATGTCAAGGTCTCGCGGCTTCTCCTCCTCGCCGGAGCTTCCCCAAACCACGTGACTGACTATTTGGGCAACGCCCCAGTCCTCTGCGTCTACGCCAACGAAGGTATAGTACCCATGGTGTCCCTCCTCCTGGAGTTTGGAGCAGACGTGGAGCTGACCAACAGCCAAGGCTCCACAGCTCTGTCTCTAGCTGCGGCGAAAGGCCACTGCGATATTGTGAGGCATCTGATAGCTGCGGGGGCCAGCCCTGGCCACGTGGACACCGCAGGGTACTGCCCTCTAGTGCACGCGGCTCGCAACGGTTGTTTGAACGTGGTGGGGTACTTGTTGGCGTGCGATTGGATAATCAAAAACCCTGAAGATGTGGAGTTGGCGGAGGCCGCGCAGCAAGCTCTGGTGGCTTCGGCGAGTCAAGGCCACGTCGAGATCGTCGAGTACTTGTTGGACATGGCGGAAGTGAATGTTGACAGTACTGACAGCATCACGGGGGAGACGGCGTTGACGATCGCGGCGTCGAACGGTTGTCACAGCGTTTGCACCACGTTGATTGGACGTGGGGCGAGTCTCTCGGTTTGCAACAAAAAGGAGATGGCGCCACTGTTGTTGGCCGTCAAGGAGGGACACTGGGCCGTGGCCGAGCGACTCATCCAGAATCACGCGGCCATCGAGCAGAGCGACAACGTCGGGAGGGCGCCCTTGATGCTGGCGGCGTCGGAGGGCCACGTGGGCCTCATCGAACTCTTGCTTAACAAAG GTGCCGAGATCAACAAAGAGGACCGCGAAGGGTTGTCCCCCTTGTGTTGGGCGTGCCTCCGAGGGAAACTCAAAGCAGTTCAGTGTTTGATCGAGAGAGGCGCCAACATCAACCACGCCGACAAGACGGGGCGCACCCCTCTGGACCTCGCCGCCTTCCAGGGGAACCCCGGAGTGGTCCAGCTGCTCCTAGACAGCGGCGCGCTCATCGAACACGTCGACATCAACGGAATGCGACCTCTGGACCGAGCCATCGGATGCAGAAACATCCAAGTGGTGCAGTGCTTCCTGAAGAAGGGGGCCAAGTTGGGGCCAGCCACGTGGGCCATGGCTTCCGGCAAACCAGACATACT GCTCATCCTCCTCAACAAACTTCTCGAAGACGGTAACACGTTGTACCGCAAAGGGAGACTGAGGGAGGCGGCCCATCGCTACCAGTACGCTCTCAAGAAGTTCCCCAACGAGGACCAAGCCGAGCACAACAAGGCGTTCAAGCAGTTGCACATCAACTTCCTCCTGAACTACTCCCGATGCAAGCGGAAGCTGAAC GAAACCGAAGACGCCGTGGATTTGGCCAACGACGTCCTCGCTATGAACCCCGACTCGTACGAGGCCTACTACTCGAGGGCCAAAGCGAATCTCGACTTGAAAGTGTACGAAAACGCGCTCACTGACATGCGCGAAGCTCTGAGACTGGCGCCTGCGCAGAATGTCGAGGTTAGGAAGGTGCTAGCTCATTTGAGGGACGAAATCACGAACAAGATGGCGTCGCCGGCGGGACGCATGTCCAATCATAGGGACCTGGCGATGTCGGTGGACACGTTGCACGAATAG
- the rols gene encoding protein TANC2 isoform X4, translating to MTSQVHKTRPGSGLSLSVLDLAAIRRLLDTENTAGTCPSCEMPFDKGKKRRLIDNCGHERCYSCMFTNESCPVCSSDGPVIQHDTPQKQLGCMGLRGSEITLYGETPVDKAVQPRIKVKTNGHFTTLMQGRQELSASGVELGHPEKLPKTRPTNPRTRVDQGVMTQSCPTPPQTRRKFFLSPKALRSPFSQRNSRQPPVDSASSAAMTSSATSTEGRHWPSVVLGKIRSLWSAGTTGPGAGLNQLVSDDEGGTVKPISNKKSSDNDMYMRLGLLLGDGARRTKRIQGRSSHESCSSLASYDAAAILSTNTSPVSTLTGSSEDQHRINPSSDSVGSLMSMSMSGQSNCSSSPVSRRHSVTTTQPGQVEDLNMFRNRRTCVRRSARAGTIKGPVDPKIRFAQYRTPQLTLKPLFFEVPLQEPDPLFLGRHWLIKEIEDIVGSSSPGVLLTGNPGTGKTALILQLVEHSCFGRRKEPVYQSVHSPDRSRSPQSIYYQIDFISERLKPLANSVVAYHFCQADNNNTCLVPDFIHSIAAQLCQAPQLSGYRDYLLSEPHLQAALSLKECITNPDTALTRGILEPLASLRRVGKLENLNCVILVDALCEAEYHRPDHGDTITSFLAKHTPNFPSWLKVVATVRTQLQEVTKQLPYTRITVDNTNSNENITKDVLGYVNFRLQNSPSIQSNITSSTSGKLESGSVSQHKFSQHLLNLSQGSFLFVKLTLDLIERGHLVAKSSGYKVLPVTLAQIYLLHFNLRFPTVRSFEKVTHILSVCLSALYPLTLLEIYYSVNSLLVDKFLPWAEFFQRFKLLSGFLVKRLDNTYMFFHPSFREWLIRRDENENTKFLCDLRSGHSGIAFRLSRVQAPLDEEKTLELGHHILKAHVYRNMSLPVLTARDLQAFWVSDSSDNVSAAVCSLRNMYSPNVKVSRLLLLAGASPNHVTDYLGNAPVLCVYANEGIVPMVSLLLEFGADVELTNSQGSTALSLAAAKGHCDIVRHLIAAGASPGHVDTAGYCPLVHAARNGCLNVVGYLLACDWIIKNPEDVELAEAAQQALVASASQGHVEIVEYLLDMAEVNVDSTDSITGETALTIAASNGCHSVCTTLIGRGASLSVCNKKEMAPLLLAVKEGHWAVAERLIQNHAAIEQSDNVGRAPLMLAASEGHVGLIELLLNKGAEINKEDREGLSPLCWACLRGKLKAVQCLIERGANINHADKTGRTPLDLAAFQGNPGVVQLLLDSGALIEHVDINGMRPLDRAIGCRNIQVVQCFLKKGAKLGPATWAMASGKPDILLILLNKLLEDGNTLYRKGRLREAAHRYQYALKKFPNEDQAEHNKAFKQLHINFLLNYSRCKRKLNETEDAVDLANDVLAMNPDSYEAYYSRAKANLDLKVYENALTDMREALRLAPAQNVEVRKVLAHLRDEITNKMASPAGRMSNHRDLAMSVDTLHE from the exons ATCTGGCAGCCATCAGGAGGCTACTGGATACAGAGAACACTGCAGGGACCTGTCCGAGTTGTGAGATGCCATTCGATAAGGGCAAGAAGAGAAGACTCATCGATAACTGCGGACATGAGAGATGCTACTCTTGCATGTTTACCAATGAGAGTTGTCCCGTGTGCAGCTCCGACGGTCCGGTCATCCAACACG ACACACCTCAGAAGCAATTGGGCTGCATGGGACTGAGAGGATCGGAGATCACTCTCTATGGGGAGACACCCGTCGACAAGGCGGTCCAGCCCAGGATCAAAGTCAAGACCAATGGACACTTCACCACTTTGATGCAG GGTCGGCAGGAGCTGTCCGCTTCCGGCGTGGAGCTGGGCCACCCGGAGAAGCTCCCCAAGACGCGTCCGACGAACCCTCGCACGCGCGTCGACCAGGGTGTGATGACGCAGAGCTGCCCGACGCCGCCCCAGACGCGTCGCAAATTCTTCCTCAGCCCCAAGGCCCTGCGGAGTCCTTTCTCGCAGAGGAATTCCAGACAGCCCCCGGTGGATTCCGCCTCGTCCG CCGCCATGACGTCGTCCGCCACGTCGACGGAGGGTCGCCATTGGCCGAGCGTCGTCTTGGGCAAAATCCGGTCCCTGTGGTCGGCGGGGACTACCGGTCCGGGCGCCGGACTCAACCAGCTAGTGTCAG ACGACGAAGGTGGAACTGTTAAGCCGATTTCAAATAAGAAGTCTTCCGATAATGACATGTACATGCGACTCGGCCTGCTCTTGGGGGACGGCGCCAGAAGAACCAAGAGAATCCAAGGCAGGAGCAGTCACGAGTCGTGCTCGTCCCTGGCCAGTTACGACGCCGCCGCCATCCTCTCCACCAACACCAGTCCCGTTTCCACCCTGACCGGGAGCTCGGAGGACCAGCACAGGATCAACCCCAGCTCCGACAGCGTCGGCTCCCTAATGTCCATGTCCATGTCGGGCCAGAGCAACTGCAGCTCAAGCCCCGTCAGCAGAAGACACAGCGTCACAA CGACCCAACCGGGCCAAGTCGAGGACCTCAACATGTTCCGGAACCGGAGAACCTGCGTGAGGCGATCGGCACGCGCCGGAACCATCAAAGGACCAGTCGACCCCAAGATCCGCTTCGCCCAGTACCGCACCCCCCAACTCACCCTGAAGCCGCTCTTCTTCGAAGTGCCGCTGCAAGAACCCGACCCCTTGTTCCTCGGGAGGCACTGGTTGATCAAGGAGATCGAAGACATAGTCG GTTCTTCGAGTCCCGGTGTCCTCCTCACTGGTAATCCTGGTACCGGCAAGACCGCCTTGATTCTTCAGCTCGTGGAGCACAGTTGTTTTGGGCGCCGCAAAGAACCAGTCTACCAGTCGGTGCACTCTCCTGACCGTTCCAGGAGCCCCCAAAGCATCTACTACCAAATAGACTTTATCTCCGAGAGACTCAAGCCTTTGGCGAACAGCGTCGTCGCCTACCACTTCTGTCAAGCGGACAACAACAACACGTGTCTTGTACCTGACTTCATCCACTCTATCGCGGCTCAGCTGTGTCAAGCTCCGCAGCTCTCCGGCTACAGAGACTACCTCCTGAGCGAACCGCATCTCCAAGCAGCTCTCTCGTTGAAAGAGTGCATCACCAATCCCGACACAGCTTTGACCAGAGGAATTCTGGAGCCCCTGGCGAGCTTGAGACGAGTCGGGAAGCTGGAAAATCTCAACTGCGTCATCCTGGTCGATGCTTTGTGCGAAGCCGAGTACCACAGGCCCGACCACGGGGACACCATAACGTCGTTCTTGGCCAAGCACACTCCCAACTTTCCCTCTTGGCTCAAGGTGGTGGCCACGGTGCGGACCCAGTTGCAAGAGGTGACCAAGCAACTCCCCTACACTAGAATCACCGTGGACAACACCAATTCCAACGAAAACATCACAAAAGACGTCTTGGGGTACGTCAACTTCCGCCTCCAGAACAGTCCCAGCATCCAGAGCAACATCACTTCTTCGACTTCCGGGAAGTTGGAGAGCGGCAGCGTCTCCCAACACAAGTTCTCCCAGCATCTGCTCAATTTGAGCCAAGGCTCGTTCCTCTTTGTGAAGCTGACGTTGGATTTGATCGAGCGTGGACATTTAGTGGCGAAATCTAGCGGTTACAAAGTGTTACCGGTGACTCTGGCCCAGATCTACCTTTTGCACTTCAACTTGCGTTTCCCCACGGTGCGCTCCTTCGAGAAGGTCACTCACATCCTGAGCGTGTGCTTGTCGGCTCTCTACCCCCTGACCCTCTTGGAGATCTACTACTCCGTCAATTCCCTCCTGGTGGACAAGTTTCTGCCGTGGGCCGAGTTCTTCCAGCGGTTCAAGCTCCTGTCGGGCTTCCTCGTCAAACGCTTGGACAACACCTACATGTTCTTCCATCCGTCCTTCAGGGAGTGGCTGATCCGGCGGGACGAGAACGAAAACACCAAGTTCTTGTGCGATTTGAGATCTGGACACTCCGGCATCGCGTTTCGCCTGTCGCGAGTCCAGGCGCCTCTGGACGAAGAAAAGACCCTCGAATTGGGACACCACATACTTAAGGCGCACGTCTATAGGAACATGTCGCTTCCGGTGCTCACCGCGCGGGACCTTCAAGCCTTCTGGGTGTCGGACAGCTCCGACAACGTCTCCGCCGCGGTTTGCAGCCTTCGCAACATGTACAGCCCCAATGTCAAGGTCTCGCGGCTTCTCCTCCTCGCCGGAGCTTCCCCAAACCACGTGACTGACTATTTGGGCAACGCCCCAGTCCTCTGCGTCTACGCCAACGAAGGTATAGTACCCATGGTGTCCCTCCTCCTGGAGTTTGGAGCAGACGTGGAGCTGACCAACAGCCAAGGCTCCACAGCTCTGTCTCTAGCTGCGGCGAAAGGCCACTGCGATATTGTGAGGCATCTGATAGCTGCGGGGGCCAGCCCTGGCCACGTGGACACCGCAGGGTACTGCCCTCTAGTGCACGCGGCTCGCAACGGTTGTTTGAACGTGGTGGGGTACTTGTTGGCGTGCGATTGGATAATCAAAAACCCTGAAGATGTGGAGTTGGCGGAGGCCGCGCAGCAAGCTCTGGTGGCTTCGGCGAGTCAAGGCCACGTCGAGATCGTCGAGTACTTGTTGGACATGGCGGAAGTGAATGTTGACAGTACTGACAGCATCACGGGGGAGACGGCGTTGACGATCGCGGCGTCGAACGGTTGTCACAGCGTTTGCACCACGTTGATTGGACGTGGGGCGAGTCTCTCGGTTTGCAACAAAAAGGAGATGGCGCCACTGTTGTTGGCCGTCAAGGAGGGACACTGGGCCGTGGCCGAGCGACTCATCCAGAATCACGCGGCCATCGAGCAGAGCGACAACGTCGGGAGGGCGCCCTTGATGCTGGCGGCGTCGGAGGGCCACGTGGGCCTCATCGAACTCTTGCTTAACAAAG GTGCCGAGATCAACAAAGAGGACCGCGAAGGGTTGTCCCCCTTGTGTTGGGCGTGCCTCCGAGGGAAACTCAAAGCAGTTCAGTGTTTGATCGAGAGAGGCGCCAACATCAACCACGCCGACAAGACGGGGCGCACCCCTCTGGACCTCGCCGCCTTCCAGGGGAACCCCGGAGTGGTCCAGCTGCTCCTAGACAGCGGCGCGCTCATCGAACACGTCGACATCAACGGAATGCGACCTCTGGACCGAGCCATCGGATGCAGAAACATCCAAGTGGTGCAGTGCTTCCTGAAGAAGGGGGCCAAGTTGGGGCCAGCCACGTGGGCCATGGCTTCCGGCAAACCAGACATACT GCTCATCCTCCTCAACAAACTTCTCGAAGACGGTAACACGTTGTACCGCAAAGGGAGACTGAGGGAGGCGGCCCATCGCTACCAGTACGCTCTCAAGAAGTTCCCCAACGAGGACCAAGCCGAGCACAACAAGGCGTTCAAGCAGTTGCACATCAACTTCCTCCTGAACTACTCCCGATGCAAGCGGAAGCTGAAC GAAACCGAAGACGCCGTGGATTTGGCCAACGACGTCCTCGCTATGAACCCCGACTCGTACGAGGCCTACTACTCGAGGGCCAAAGCGAATCTCGACTTGAAAGTGTACGAAAACGCGCTCACTGACATGCGCGAAGCTCTGAGACTGGCGCCTGCGCAGAATGTCGAGGTTAGGAAGGTGCTAGCTCATTTGAGGGACGAAATCACGAACAAGATGGCGTCGCCGGCGGGACGCATGTCCAATCATAGGGACCTGGCGATGTCGGTGGACACGTTGCACGAATAG